Proteins encoded by one window of Drosophila melanogaster chromosome X:
- the Tlk gene encoding Tousled-like kinase, isoform L, which translates to MDQFQTSLNPRKLELLESRITGVRMSPGAHLQMSPQNTSSLSQHHPHQQQQLQPPQQQQQHFPNHHSAQQQSQQQQQQEQQNPQQQAQQQQQILPHQHLQHLHKHPHQLQLHQQQQQQLHQQQQQHFHQQSLQGLHQGSSNPDSNMSTGSSHSEKDVNDMLSGGAATPGAAAAAIQQQHPAFAPTLGMQQPPPPPPQHSNNGGEMGYLSAGTTTTTSVLTVGKPRTPAERKRKRKMPPCATSADEAGSGGGSGGAGATVVNNSSLKGKSLAFRDMPKVNMSLNLGDRLGGSAGSGVGAGGAGSGGGGAGSGSGSGGGKSARLMLPVSDNKKINDYFNKQQTGVGVGVPGGAGGNTAGLRGSHTGGGSKSPSSAQQQQTAAQQQGSGVATGGSAGGSAGNQVQVQTSSAYALYPPASPQTQTSQQQQQQQPGSDFHYVNSSKAQQQQQRQQQQTSNQMVPPHVVVGLGGHPLSLASIQQQTPLSQQQQQQQQQQQQQQLGPPTTSTASVVPTHPHQLGSLGVVGMVGVGVGVGVGVNVGVGPPLPPPPPMAMPAAIITYSKATQTEVSLHELQEREAEHESGKVKLDEMTRLSDEQKSQIVGNQKTIDQHKCHIAKCIDVVKKLLKEKSSIEKKEARQKCMQNRLRLGQFVTQRVGATFQSRFNNHPVLNDRYLLLMLLGKGGFSEVHKAFDLKEQRYVACKVHQLNKDWKEDKKANYIKHALREYNIHKALDHPRVVKLYDVFEIDANSFCTVLEYCDGHDLDFYLKQHKTIPEREARSIIMQVVSALKYLNEIKPPVIHYDLKPGNILLTEGNVCGEIKITDFGLSKVMDDENYNPDHGMDLTSQGAGTYWYLPPECFVVGKNPPKISSKVDVWSVGVIFYQCLYGKKPFGHNQSQATILEENTILKATEVQFSNKPTVSNEAKSFIRGCLAYRKEDRMDVFALARHEYIQPPIPKHGRGSLNQQQQAQQQQQQQQQQQQQQSSTSQANSTGQTSFSAHMFGNMNQSSSS; encoded by the exons ATGTCCCCCGGCGCCCATTTGCAGATGTCCCCGCAGAACACTTCGTCCCTAAGTCAACACCATCCacatcaacagcaacagttACAACccccacagcagcaacaacagcattTCCCTAACCATCACAGCGCCCAGCaacagtcgcagcagcagcagcaacaggagcaACAGAATCCCCAGCAGCaggcgcaacagcagcagcagatacTCCCACATCAACATTTGCAGCACCTGCACAAGCATCCGCAtcagctgcaactgcatcagcagcagcaacaacaactccaccagcaacagcagcaacacttcCACCAGCAGTCGCTGCAAGGGCTGCATCAGGGTAGCAGCAATCCGGATTCGAATATGAGCACTGGCTCCTCGCATAGCGAGAAGGATGTCAATGATATGCTGAGTGGCGGTGCAGCAACGccaggagctgcagcagcagcgattCAACAGCAACATCCCGCCTTTGCGCCCACACTGGGAATGCAGCAACCACCGCCGCCCCCACCTCAACACTCCAATAATGGAGGCGAGATGGGCTACTTGTCGGCAGGCACGACCACGACGACGTCGGTGTTAACGGTAGGCAAGCCTCGGACGCCAGCggagcggaaacggaagcgaaAAATGCCTCCATGTGCCACTAGTGCGGATGAGGCGGGGAGTGGCGGTGGCTCTGGCGGAGCAGGAGCAACCGTTGTTAACAACAGCAGCCTGAAGGGCAAATCATTGGCCTTTCGTGATATGCCCAAGGTAAACATGAGCCTGAATCTGGGCGATCGTCTGGGAGGATCTGCAGGAAGCGGAGTAGGAGCCGGTGGCGCCGGAAGCGGGGGAGGTGGCGCTGGTTCCGGTTCTGGAAGCGGTGGCGGCAAAAGCGCCCGCCTGATGCTGCCAGTCAGCGACAACAAGAAGATCAACGACTATTTCAATAAGCAGCAAACGGGCGTGGGCGTCGGTGTGCCAGGTGGTGCGGGAGGCAATACCGCTGGCCTTCGAGGATCACATACGGGAGGTGGCAGCAAGTCACCCTCAtccgcccagcagcagcaaacggCGGCACAGCAGCAGGGAAGCGGTGTTGCGACGGGAGGCAGTGCAGGCGGTTCCGCTGGCAACCAGGTGCAAGTGCAAACGAGCAGCGCTTACGCCCTTTACCCACCAGCTAGTCCCCAAACCCAGACgtcacagcaacagcagcagcagcaaccggGATCAGACTTTCACTATGTCAACTCCAGCAAggcgcagcaacaacagcagcgtcAACAGCAACAGACTTCCAATCAAATGGTTCCTCCACACGTGGTCGTTGGCCTTGGTGGTCATCCACTGAGCCTCGCGTCCATTCAGCAGCAGACGCCCTTatcccagcagcaacagcagcaacaacagcagcagcaacagcagcaactgggACCACCGACCACATCGACGGCCTCCGTCGTGCCAACGCATCCGCATCAACTCGGATCCCTGGGAGTTGTTGGGATGGTCGGTGTGGGTGTTGGCGTGGGCGTTGGAGTAAATGTGGGTGTGGGAccaccactgccaccaccaccgccgatGGCCATGCCAGCGGCCATTATCACTTATAGTAAGGCCACTCAAACGGAGGTGTCGCTGCATGAATTGCAGGAGCGCGAAGCGGAGCACGAATCGGGCAAGGTGAAGCTAGACGAGATGACACGGCTGTCCGATGAACAAAAGTCCCAAATTGTTGGCAACCAGAAGACGATTGACCAGCACAAGTGCCACATAGCCAAGTGTATTGATGTGGTCAAGAAGCTGTTGAAGGAGAAGAGCAGCATCGAGAAGAAGGAGGCGCGACAGAAGTGCATGCAGAATCGCCTCAGGCTCGGACAGTTTGTTACCCAACGAGTGGGCGCCACATTCCAG TCCCGCTTTAACAATCATCCCGTGCTGAATGATCGCTATCTTCTGTTGATGCTCCTGGGCAAGGGCGGCTTCTCAGAGGTCCACAAGGCCTTCGACCTGAAGGAGCAACGCTATGTCGCATGTAAGGTGCACCAATTAAACAAGGATTGGAAGGAGGATAAGAAAGCTAATTATATCAA ACACGCTTTGCGGGAATACAACATTCACAAGGCACTGGATCATCCGCGGGTCGTCAAGCTATACGATGTCTTCGAGATCGATGCGAATTCCTTTTGCACAGTGCTCGAATACTGTGATGGCCACGATCTGGACTTCTATTTGAAGCAACATAAGACTATACCCGAGCGTGAAGCGCGCTCGATAATAATGCAG GTTGTATCTGCACTCAAGTATCTAAATGAGATTAAGCCTCCAGTTATCCACTACGATCTGAAGCCCGGCAACATTCTGCTTACCGAGGGCAACGTCTGCGGCGAGATTAAGATCACCGACTTCGGTCTGTCAAAGGTGATGGACGACGAGAATTACAATCCCGATCACGGCATGGATCTGACCTCTCAGGGGGCGGGAACCTACTG GTATCTGCCACCCGAGTGCTTTGTCGTGGGCAAAAATCCGCCGAAAATCTCCTCCAAAGTGGACGTATGGAGTGTGGGTGTTATCTTCTACCAGTGTCTGTACGGCAAAAAGCCCTTCGGTCACAATCAGTCGCAGGCCACGATTCTCGAGGAGAATACGATCCTGAAGGCCACCGAAGTGCAGTTCTCCAACAAGCCAACCGTTTCTAACGAGGCCAAG aGTTTCATTCGGGGATGCTTGGCCTATCGCAAGGAGGATCGCATGGATGTGTTCGCACTGGCCAGGCACGAGTACATTCAGCCACCGATACCGAAACATGGGCGCGGTTCGCTcaatcagcaacagcaggcgcaacaacagcagcagcaacaacagcaacagcagcagcaacagtcgTCGACGTCACAGGCCAATTCTACAGGCCAGACATCTTTCTCTGCCCACATGTTTGGCAATATGAATCAGTCGAGTTCGTCCTAG
- the Tlk gene encoding Tousled-like kinase, isoform E — protein sequence MPVVKQRKMSRFKMSPGAHLQMSPQNTSSLSQHHPHQQQQLQPPQQQQQHFPNHHSAQQQSQQQQQQEQQNPQQQAQQQQQILPHQHLQHLHKHPHQLQLHQQQQQQLHQQQQQHFHQQSLQGLHQGSSNPDSNMSTGSSHSEKDVNDMLSGGAATPGAAAAAIQQQHPAFAPTLGMQQPPPPPPQHSNNGGEMGYLSAGTTTTTSVLTVGKPRTPAERKRKRKMPPCATSADEAGSGGGSGGAGATVVNNSSLKGKSLAFRDMPKVNMSLNLGDRLGGSAGSGVGAGGAGSGGGGAGSGSGSGGGKSARLMLPVSDNKKINDYFNKQQTGVGVGVPGGAGGNTAGLRGSHTGGGSKSPSSAQQQQTAAQQQGSGVATGGSAGGSAGNQVQVQTSSAYALYPPASPQTQTSQQQQQQQPGSDFHYVNSSKAQQQQQRQQQQTSNQMVPPHVVVGLGGHPLSLASIQQQTPLSQQQQQQQQQQQQQQLGPPTTSTASVVPTHPHQLGSLGVVGMVGVGVGVGVGVNVGVGPPLPPPPPMAMPAAIITYSKATQTEVSLHELQEREAEHESGKVKLDEMTRLSDEQKSQIVGNQKTIDQHKCHIAKCIDVVKKLLKEKSSIEKKEARQKCMQNRLRLGQFVTQRVGATFQENWTDGYAFQELSRRQEEITAEREEIDRQKKQLMKKRPAESGRKRNNNSNQNNQQQQQQQHQQQQQQQNSNSNDSTQLTSGVVTGPGSDRVSVSVDSGLGGNNAGAIGGGTVGGGVGGGGVGGGGVGGGGGRGLSRSNSTQANQAQLLHNGGGGSGGNVGNSGGVGDRLSDRGGGGGGIGGNDSGSCSDSGTFLKPDPVSGAYTAQEYYEYDEILKLRQNALKKEDADLQLEMEKLERERNLHIRELKRILNEDQSRFNNHPVLNDRYLLLMLLGKGGFSEVHKAFDLKEQRYVACKVHQLNKDWKEDKKANYIKHALREYNIHKALDHPRVVKLYDVFEIDANSFCTVLEYCDGHDLDFYLKQHKTIPEREARSIIMQVVSALKYLNEIKPPVIHYDLKPGNILLTEGNVCGEIKITDFGLSKVMDDENYNPDHGMDLTSQGAGTYWYLPPECFVVGKNPPKISSKVDVWSVGVIFYQCLYGKKPFGHNQSQATILEENTILKATEVQFSNKPTVSNEAKSFIRGCLAYRKEDRMDVFALARHEYIQPPIPKHGRGSLNQQQQAQQQQQQQQQQQQQQSSTSQANSTGQTSFSAHMFGNMNQSSSS from the exons ATGTCCCCCGGCGCCCATTTGCAGATGTCCCCGCAGAACACTTCGTCCCTAAGTCAACACCATCCacatcaacagcaacagttACAACccccacagcagcaacaacagcattTCCCTAACCATCACAGCGCCCAGCaacagtcgcagcagcagcagcaacaggagcaACAGAATCCCCAGCAGCaggcgcaacagcagcagcagatacTCCCACATCAACATTTGCAGCACCTGCACAAGCATCCGCAtcagctgcaactgcatcagcagcagcaacaacaactccaccagcaacagcagcaacacttcCACCAGCAGTCGCTGCAAGGGCTGCATCAGGGTAGCAGCAATCCGGATTCGAATATGAGCACTGGCTCCTCGCATAGCGAGAAGGATGTCAATGATATGCTGAGTGGCGGTGCAGCAACGccaggagctgcagcagcagcgattCAACAGCAACATCCCGCCTTTGCGCCCACACTGGGAATGCAGCAACCACCGCCGCCCCCACCTCAACACTCCAATAATGGAGGCGAGATGGGCTACTTGTCGGCAGGCACGACCACGACGACGTCGGTGTTAACGGTAGGCAAGCCTCGGACGCCAGCggagcggaaacggaagcgaaAAATGCCTCCATGTGCCACTAGTGCGGATGAGGCGGGGAGTGGCGGTGGCTCTGGCGGAGCAGGAGCAACCGTTGTTAACAACAGCAGCCTGAAGGGCAAATCATTGGCCTTTCGTGATATGCCCAAGGTAAACATGAGCCTGAATCTGGGCGATCGTCTGGGAGGATCTGCAGGAAGCGGAGTAGGAGCCGGTGGCGCCGGAAGCGGGGGAGGTGGCGCTGGTTCCGGTTCTGGAAGCGGTGGCGGCAAAAGCGCCCGCCTGATGCTGCCAGTCAGCGACAACAAGAAGATCAACGACTATTTCAATAAGCAGCAAACGGGCGTGGGCGTCGGTGTGCCAGGTGGTGCGGGAGGCAATACCGCTGGCCTTCGAGGATCACATACGGGAGGTGGCAGCAAGTCACCCTCAtccgcccagcagcagcaaacggCGGCACAGCAGCAGGGAAGCGGTGTTGCGACGGGAGGCAGTGCAGGCGGTTCCGCTGGCAACCAGGTGCAAGTGCAAACGAGCAGCGCTTACGCCCTTTACCCACCAGCTAGTCCCCAAACCCAGACgtcacagcaacagcagcagcagcaaccggGATCAGACTTTCACTATGTCAACTCCAGCAAggcgcagcaacaacagcagcgtcAACAGCAACAGACTTCCAATCAAATGGTTCCTCCACACGTGGTCGTTGGCCTTGGTGGTCATCCACTGAGCCTCGCGTCCATTCAGCAGCAGACGCCCTTatcccagcagcaacagcagcaacaacagcagcagcaacagcagcaactgggACCACCGACCACATCGACGGCCTCCGTCGTGCCAACGCATCCGCATCAACTCGGATCCCTGGGAGTTGTTGGGATGGTCGGTGTGGGTGTTGGCGTGGGCGTTGGAGTAAATGTGGGTGTGGGAccaccactgccaccaccaccgccgatGGCCATGCCAGCGGCCATTATCACTTATAGTAAGGCCACTCAAACGGAGGTGTCGCTGCATGAATTGCAGGAGCGCGAAGCGGAGCACGAATCGGGCAAGGTGAAGCTAGACGAGATGACACGGCTGTCCGATGAACAAAAGTCCCAAATTGTTGGCAACCAGAAGACGATTGACCAGCACAAGTGCCACATAGCCAAGTGTATTGATGTGGTCAAGAAGCTGTTGAAGGAGAAGAGCAGCATCGAGAAGAAGGAGGCGCGACAGAAGTGCATGCAGAATCGCCTCAGGCTCGGACAGTTTGTTACCCAACGAGTGGGCGCCACATTCCAG GAGAACTGGACGGACGGCTATGCGTTCCAGGAGCTGAGTCGGCGGCAAGAAGAAATAACCGCTGAGCGTGAAGAGATAGATCGGCAGAAAAAGCAGCTGATGAAAAAGCGTCCGGCGGAGTCCGGACGCaagcgcaacaacaacagtaaccagaacaaccagcagcagcagcaacagcaacaccagcaacagcagcagcaacaaaattcCAACTCGAACGATTCCACGCAGCTGACGAGCGGAGTTGTTACCGGTCCAGGCAGTGATCGTGTGAGCGTAAGCGTCGACAGCGGATTGGGTGGCAATAATGCGGGCGCGATCGGTGGCGGAACCGTTGGTGGTGGCGTTggaggtggtggtgttggAGGCGGTGGTGTCGGAGGCGGCGGTGGACGTGGACTTTCTCGCAGCAATTCGACGCAGGCCAATCAGGCTCAATTGCTGCACAACGGCGGTGGTGGTTCGGGCGGCAATGTCGGCAACTCGGGCGGCGTTGGCGACCGCTTGTCAgatcgaggaggaggaggtggcggCATCGGCGGAAACGATAGCGGCAGCTGCTCGGACTCGGGCACTTTCCTGAAGCCAGACCCCGTATCGGGTGCCTACACAGCGCAGGAGTATTACGAGTACGATGAGATCCTCAAGTTGCGACAAAATGCCCTCAAAAAGGAGGACGCCGACCTGCAGCTGGAGATGGAGAAGCTGGAGCGGGAGCGCAATCTGCACATCCGAGAGCTCAAGCGGATTCTTAACGAGGATCAG TCCCGCTTTAACAATCATCCCGTGCTGAATGATCGCTATCTTCTGTTGATGCTCCTGGGCAAGGGCGGCTTCTCAGAGGTCCACAAGGCCTTCGACCTGAAGGAGCAACGCTATGTCGCATGTAAGGTGCACCAATTAAACAAGGATTGGAAGGAGGATAAGAAAGCTAATTATATCAA ACACGCTTTGCGGGAATACAACATTCACAAGGCACTGGATCATCCGCGGGTCGTCAAGCTATACGATGTCTTCGAGATCGATGCGAATTCCTTTTGCACAGTGCTCGAATACTGTGATGGCCACGATCTGGACTTCTATTTGAAGCAACATAAGACTATACCCGAGCGTGAAGCGCGCTCGATAATAATGCAG GTTGTATCTGCACTCAAGTATCTAAATGAGATTAAGCCTCCAGTTATCCACTACGATCTGAAGCCCGGCAACATTCTGCTTACCGAGGGCAACGTCTGCGGCGAGATTAAGATCACCGACTTCGGTCTGTCAAAGGTGATGGACGACGAGAATTACAATCCCGATCACGGCATGGATCTGACCTCTCAGGGGGCGGGAACCTACTG GTATCTGCCACCCGAGTGCTTTGTCGTGGGCAAAAATCCGCCGAAAATCTCCTCCAAAGTGGACGTATGGAGTGTGGGTGTTATCTTCTACCAGTGTCTGTACGGCAAAAAGCCCTTCGGTCACAATCAGTCGCAGGCCACGATTCTCGAGGAGAATACGATCCTGAAGGCCACCGAAGTGCAGTTCTCCAACAAGCCAACCGTTTCTAACGAGGCCAAG aGTTTCATTCGGGGATGCTTGGCCTATCGCAAGGAGGATCGCATGGATGTGTTCGCACTGGCCAGGCACGAGTACATTCAGCCACCGATACCGAAACATGGGCGCGGTTCGCTcaatcagcaacagcaggcgcaacaacagcagcagcaacaacagcaacagcagcagcaacagtcgTCGACGTCACAGGCCAATTCTACAGGCCAGACATCTTTCTCTGCCCACATGTTTGGCAATATGAATCAGTCGAGTTCGTCCTAG
- the Tlk gene encoding Tousled-like kinase, isoform K, translated as MRSKRNTSDLGLLQRTCIVGGKSMSPGAHLQMSPQNTSSLSQHHPHQQQQLQPPQQQQQHFPNHHSAQQQSQQQQQQEQQNPQQQAQQQQQILPHQHLQHLHKHPHQLQLHQQQQQQLHQQQQQHFHQQSLQGLHQGSSNPDSNMSTGSSHSEKDVNDMLSGGAATPGAAAAAIQQQHPAFAPTLGMQQPPPPPPQHSNNGGEMGYLSAGTTTTTSVLTVGKPRTPAERKRKRKMPPCATSADEAGSGGGSGGAGATVVNNSSLKGKSLAFRDMPKVNMSLNLGDRLGGSAGSGVGAGGAGSGGGGAGSGSGSGGGKSARLMLPVSDNKKINDYFNKQQTGVGVGVPGGAGGNTAGLRGSHTGGGSKSPSSAQQQQTAAQQQGSGVATGGSAGGSAGNQVQVQTSSAYALYPPASPQTQTSQQQQQQQPGSDFHYVNSSKAQQQQQRQQQQTSNQMVPPHVVVGLGGHPLSLASIQQQTPLSQQQQQQQQQQQQQQLGPPTTSTASVVPTHPHQLGSLGVVGMVGVGVGVGVGVNVGVGPPLPPPPPMAMPAAIITYSKATQTEVSLHELQEREAEHESGKVKLDEMTRLSDEQKSQIVGNQKTIDQHKCHIAKCIDVVKKLLKEKSSIEKKEARQKCMQNRLRLGQFVTQRVGATFQENWTDGYAFQELSRRQEEITAEREEIDRQKKQLMKKRPAESGRKRNNNSNQNNQQQQQQQHQQQQQQQNSNSNDSTQLTSGVVTGPGSDRVSVSVDSGLGGNNAGAIGGGTVGGGVGGGGVGGGGVGGGGGRGLSRSNSTQANQAQLLHNGGGGSGGNVGNSGGVGDRLSDRGGGGGGIGGNDSGSCSDSGTFLKPDPVSGAYTAQEYYEYDEILKLRQNALKKEDADLQLEMEKLERERNLHIRELKRILNEDQSRFNNHPVLNDRYLLLMLLGKGGFSEVHKAFDLKEQRYVACKVHQLNKDWKEDKKANYIKHALREYNIHKALDHPRVVKLYDVFEIDANSFCTVLEYCDGHDLDFYLKQHKTIPEREARSIIMQVVSALKYLNEIKPPVIHYDLKPGNILLTEGNVCGEIKITDFGLSKVMDDENYNPDHGMDLTSQGAGTYWYLPPECFVVGKNPPKISSKVDVWSVGVIFYQCLYGKKPFGHNQSQATILEENTILKATEVQFSNKPTVSNEAKSFIRGCLAYRKEDRMDVFALARHEYIQPPIPKHGRGSLNQQQQAQQQQQQQQQQQQQQSSTSQANSTGQTSFSAHMFGNMNQSSSS; from the exons ATGTCCCCCGGCGCCCATTTGCAGATGTCCCCGCAGAACACTTCGTCCCTAAGTCAACACCATCCacatcaacagcaacagttACAACccccacagcagcaacaacagcattTCCCTAACCATCACAGCGCCCAGCaacagtcgcagcagcagcagcaacaggagcaACAGAATCCCCAGCAGCaggcgcaacagcagcagcagatacTCCCACATCAACATTTGCAGCACCTGCACAAGCATCCGCAtcagctgcaactgcatcagcagcagcaacaacaactccaccagcaacagcagcaacacttcCACCAGCAGTCGCTGCAAGGGCTGCATCAGGGTAGCAGCAATCCGGATTCGAATATGAGCACTGGCTCCTCGCATAGCGAGAAGGATGTCAATGATATGCTGAGTGGCGGTGCAGCAACGccaggagctgcagcagcagcgattCAACAGCAACATCCCGCCTTTGCGCCCACACTGGGAATGCAGCAACCACCGCCGCCCCCACCTCAACACTCCAATAATGGAGGCGAGATGGGCTACTTGTCGGCAGGCACGACCACGACGACGTCGGTGTTAACGGTAGGCAAGCCTCGGACGCCAGCggagcggaaacggaagcgaaAAATGCCTCCATGTGCCACTAGTGCGGATGAGGCGGGGAGTGGCGGTGGCTCTGGCGGAGCAGGAGCAACCGTTGTTAACAACAGCAGCCTGAAGGGCAAATCATTGGCCTTTCGTGATATGCCCAAGGTAAACATGAGCCTGAATCTGGGCGATCGTCTGGGAGGATCTGCAGGAAGCGGAGTAGGAGCCGGTGGCGCCGGAAGCGGGGGAGGTGGCGCTGGTTCCGGTTCTGGAAGCGGTGGCGGCAAAAGCGCCCGCCTGATGCTGCCAGTCAGCGACAACAAGAAGATCAACGACTATTTCAATAAGCAGCAAACGGGCGTGGGCGTCGGTGTGCCAGGTGGTGCGGGAGGCAATACCGCTGGCCTTCGAGGATCACATACGGGAGGTGGCAGCAAGTCACCCTCAtccgcccagcagcagcaaacggCGGCACAGCAGCAGGGAAGCGGTGTTGCGACGGGAGGCAGTGCAGGCGGTTCCGCTGGCAACCAGGTGCAAGTGCAAACGAGCAGCGCTTACGCCCTTTACCCACCAGCTAGTCCCCAAACCCAGACgtcacagcaacagcagcagcagcaaccggGATCAGACTTTCACTATGTCAACTCCAGCAAggcgcagcaacaacagcagcgtcAACAGCAACAGACTTCCAATCAAATGGTTCCTCCACACGTGGTCGTTGGCCTTGGTGGTCATCCACTGAGCCTCGCGTCCATTCAGCAGCAGACGCCCTTatcccagcagcaacagcagcaacaacagcagcagcaacagcagcaactgggACCACCGACCACATCGACGGCCTCCGTCGTGCCAACGCATCCGCATCAACTCGGATCCCTGGGAGTTGTTGGGATGGTCGGTGTGGGTGTTGGCGTGGGCGTTGGAGTAAATGTGGGTGTGGGAccaccactgccaccaccaccgccgatGGCCATGCCAGCGGCCATTATCACTTATAGTAAGGCCACTCAAACGGAGGTGTCGCTGCATGAATTGCAGGAGCGCGAAGCGGAGCACGAATCGGGCAAGGTGAAGCTAGACGAGATGACACGGCTGTCCGATGAACAAAAGTCCCAAATTGTTGGCAACCAGAAGACGATTGACCAGCACAAGTGCCACATAGCCAAGTGTATTGATGTGGTCAAGAAGCTGTTGAAGGAGAAGAGCAGCATCGAGAAGAAGGAGGCGCGACAGAAGTGCATGCAGAATCGCCTCAGGCTCGGACAGTTTGTTACCCAACGAGTGGGCGCCACATTCCAG GAGAACTGGACGGACGGCTATGCGTTCCAGGAGCTGAGTCGGCGGCAAGAAGAAATAACCGCTGAGCGTGAAGAGATAGATCGGCAGAAAAAGCAGCTGATGAAAAAGCGTCCGGCGGAGTCCGGACGCaagcgcaacaacaacagtaaccagaacaaccagcagcagcagcaacagcaacaccagcaacagcagcagcaacaaaattcCAACTCGAACGATTCCACGCAGCTGACGAGCGGAGTTGTTACCGGTCCAGGCAGTGATCGTGTGAGCGTAAGCGTCGACAGCGGATTGGGTGGCAATAATGCGGGCGCGATCGGTGGCGGAACCGTTGGTGGTGGCGTTggaggtggtggtgttggAGGCGGTGGTGTCGGAGGCGGCGGTGGACGTGGACTTTCTCGCAGCAATTCGACGCAGGCCAATCAGGCTCAATTGCTGCACAACGGCGGTGGTGGTTCGGGCGGCAATGTCGGCAACTCGGGCGGCGTTGGCGACCGCTTGTCAgatcgaggaggaggaggtggcggCATCGGCGGAAACGATAGCGGCAGCTGCTCGGACTCGGGCACTTTCCTGAAGCCAGACCCCGTATCGGGTGCCTACACAGCGCAGGAGTATTACGAGTACGATGAGATCCTCAAGTTGCGACAAAATGCCCTCAAAAAGGAGGACGCCGACCTGCAGCTGGAGATGGAGAAGCTGGAGCGGGAGCGCAATCTGCACATCCGAGAGCTCAAGCGGATTCTTAACGAGGATCAG TCCCGCTTTAACAATCATCCCGTGCTGAATGATCGCTATCTTCTGTTGATGCTCCTGGGCAAGGGCGGCTTCTCAGAGGTCCACAAGGCCTTCGACCTGAAGGAGCAACGCTATGTCGCATGTAAGGTGCACCAATTAAACAAGGATTGGAAGGAGGATAAGAAAGCTAATTATATCAA ACACGCTTTGCGGGAATACAACATTCACAAGGCACTGGATCATCCGCGGGTCGTCAAGCTATACGATGTCTTCGAGATCGATGCGAATTCCTTTTGCACAGTGCTCGAATACTGTGATGGCCACGATCTGGACTTCTATTTGAAGCAACATAAGACTATACCCGAGCGTGAAGCGCGCTCGATAATAATGCAG GTTGTATCTGCACTCAAGTATCTAAATGAGATTAAGCCTCCAGTTATCCACTACGATCTGAAGCCCGGCAACATTCTGCTTACCGAGGGCAACGTCTGCGGCGAGATTAAGATCACCGACTTCGGTCTGTCAAAGGTGATGGACGACGAGAATTACAATCCCGATCACGGCATGGATCTGACCTCTCAGGGGGCGGGAACCTACTG GTATCTGCCACCCGAGTGCTTTGTCGTGGGCAAAAATCCGCCGAAAATCTCCTCCAAAGTGGACGTATGGAGTGTGGGTGTTATCTTCTACCAGTGTCTGTACGGCAAAAAGCCCTTCGGTCACAATCAGTCGCAGGCCACGATTCTCGAGGAGAATACGATCCTGAAGGCCACCGAAGTGCAGTTCTCCAACAAGCCAACCGTTTCTAACGAGGCCAAG aGTTTCATTCGGGGATGCTTGGCCTATCGCAAGGAGGATCGCATGGATGTGTTCGCACTGGCCAGGCACGAGTACATTCAGCCACCGATACCGAAACATGGGCGCGGTTCGCTcaatcagcaacagcaggcgcaacaacagcagcagcaacaacagcaacagcagcagcaacagtcgTCGACGTCACAGGCCAATTCTACAGGCCAGACATCTTTCTCTGCCCACATGTTTGGCAATATGAATCAGTCGAGTTCGTCCTAG